In Candidatus Gastranaerophilales bacterium, one genomic interval encodes:
- a CDS encoding vitamin B12-dependent ribonucleotide reductase has protein sequence MSLDTLKKLTLSENAIKVLEKRYLKRDKEGNATETPQELFYRVASTIAAADLQYNVPQAEVDELTKKFYECITDRYFMPNSPTLMNAGRELGQLSACFVLPVEDSLENIFETIKNTALIHKSGGGTGFNFSRLRPKNDVVRSTMGVSSGPISFMEVFNAATEAVKQGGTRRGANMAILRVDHPDILDFIDAKFDGNKLNNFNISVGITDKFMEAVLAGEDYELIHPNSKVCVQKISAKKVFDLIVDHAWRNGEPGIVFLDKMNADNPTPQLGPIESTNPCGEVPLLPYEACNLGSINLARIIEEKDGQKVINWDKLAEVTKLAIHFLDNVITVNNYPLPKIAEMVTGNRKIGLGVMGWADMLMILNIPYNSEEGTKLASQIMEFIDYHSKVEAIELAKIRGSFSSFKGSIYDNKNFLYNKYKGKGAGLISDEQWTDLDAQIDKFGIRNATTTCIAPTGTISMIASASGGVEPLFGLVFLRNVMDGTLMYEVNPIFEKLAKERGFYSEELMAEISEKGTVHGNSRVPEDIQHVFSTAHDVSPEWHVKMQAAFQLHTDNAVSKTVNFEEHATREDIEETYYLAYKSNLKGITVYRNNSRVFQPMNIEKKETIEEKLANMTDAVDVKTEEEPKAVEVQYAGEVKVKNCPECGNKIEFSEGCYICLNCGHSGCS, from the coding sequence GTGAGTTTGGATACTTTAAAAAAATTAACTTTAAGTGAAAATGCAATAAAAGTTTTAGAAAAGAGATATTTAAAAAGAGATAAAGAAGGGAATGCTACAGAAACTCCGCAAGAATTATTTTATCGTGTTGCTTCTACCATAGCTGCCGCTGATTTACAATATAATGTTCCTCAAGCCGAAGTTGATGAACTTACTAAAAAATTCTACGAGTGTATTACAGACCGGTATTTTATGCCAAACAGTCCTACGCTTATGAATGCCGGAAGAGAATTGGGACAGCTTAGCGCATGTTTTGTTCTTCCTGTTGAAGATTCTTTGGAAAATATTTTTGAAACTATTAAAAATACGGCTTTGATACACAAAAGCGGTGGTGGTACAGGGTTTAATTTTTCAAGATTAAGACCTAAAAATGATGTTGTTCGCTCTACTATGGGTGTGTCATCAGGTCCGATTTCTTTTATGGAAGTATTTAATGCCGCAACGGAAGCTGTTAAACAAGGCGGGACAAGACGCGGTGCCAACATGGCAATTTTAAGAGTTGACCATCCCGATATTTTAGATTTTATTGATGCTAAGTTTGATGGCAATAAATTAAACAACTTCAATATTTCCGTAGGCATTACGGACAAGTTTATGGAAGCTGTTTTGGCAGGCGAAGATTATGAACTCATTCATCCTAATTCTAAAGTTTGTGTCCAAAAAATCAGCGCTAAAAAAGTTTTTGACCTTATAGTTGACCATGCCTGGAGAAACGGCGAACCGGGTATTGTATTCCTTGATAAGATGAATGCAGATAACCCTACACCTCAATTAGGACCTATAGAGTCAACTAATCCTTGCGGAGAAGTACCGCTATTGCCTTATGAAGCCTGTAACCTCGGGTCAATCAACCTTGCAAGAATAATTGAAGAAAAAGACGGACAAAAGGTTATAAACTGGGATAAACTGGCAGAAGTTACAAAATTGGCGATTCATTTCCTTGATAATGTTATTACGGTTAACAATTATCCGCTTCCCAAAATAGCCGAAATGGTTACGGGAAACCGTAAAATCGGGCTTGGTGTAATGGGCTGGGCTGATATGCTTATGATTCTCAATATTCCTTATAACAGCGAAGAAGGAACAAAGTTGGCTTCTCAAATTATGGAGTTTATTGATTATCATTCAAAAGTTGAAGCTATTGAATTGGCTAAGATTAGAGGAAGTTTCTCAAGCTTTAAAGGTAGCATTTATGACAATAAAAACTTCTTATACAACAAATACAAAGGAAAAGGCGCAGGCTTGATTTCTGATGAGCAATGGACTGATTTGGATGCGCAAATTGACAAATTCGGTATAAGGAATGCTACAACAACTTGCATTGCGCCAACAGGTACAATTAGTATGATAGCAAGTGCGTCAGGCGGGGTTGAACCGTTATTCGGGCTGGTTTTCTTAAGAAATGTTATGGATGGAACTTTGATGTACGAAGTTAACCCCATCTTTGAAAAACTTGCAAAAGAAAGAGGCTTCTACTCTGAAGAATTAATGGCTGAGATTTCCGAAAAAGGAACTGTTCATGGAAACTCAAGAGTACCGGAAGATATTCAGCATGTGTTTTCAACGGCGCATGATGTTTCTCCCGAATGGCATGTGAAAATGCAGGCTGCGTTCCAGCTTCATACAGACAATGCTGTTTCTAAAACAGTTAACTTTGAAGAGCATGCTACAAGAGAAGATATTGAAGAAACATACTATCTTGCTTATAAATCTAACCTGAAAGGTATTACGGTTTACAGAAATAATTCAAGAGTTTTCCAACCTATGAATATAGAGAAAAAGGAAACGATTGAAGAAAAACTCGCTAATATGACAGATGCTGTAGATGTTAAAACAGAAGAAGAGCCTAAAGCGGTAGAAGTTCAGTATGCAGGCGAGGTAAAGGTTAAAAATTGCCCTGAATGCGGCAATAAAATAGAGTTTTCTGAAGGCTGCTATATCTGCCTAAACTGCGGACATTCAGGTTGCAGCTAA